The following proteins are co-located in the Lepisosteus oculatus isolate fLepOcu1 chromosome 9, fLepOcu1.hap2, whole genome shotgun sequence genome:
- the LOC102686769 gene encoding myeloid-associated differentiation marker homolog, with protein sequence MPVILGEVSVLTTPLSLVRLLAITFGCAVFSLVAADDPGGSPFKIFCMFTWCFFFTMTVLILLVEFIQFQSLVPLSWKNLPITVATLAALMTLTASIGFPWLVLPPAVSGRMVAATVFSCLTFLAYITEAYLLKVGSSEQRGYMASAPGLLKVFQVFGGCVIFVAVVDHDRRAAYFWWCLAVYCCCFLMSLGTILIMLGDCAGRCPLPFSRVLAAFSSLSVLLYVTATVFWVTAVLGPGPQSQNPNPSPSQPRPGLIMSTVMTCLNLLAYTVDLAFSIKLCARA encoded by the coding sequence ATGCCGGTGATCCTGGGGGAGGTCAGCGTGCTGaccacccctctctccctggtCAGGCTCTTGGCCATCACATTCGGCTGCGCGGTGTTCAGCCTGGTGGCAGCGGACGACCCTGGCGGCTCCCCCTTCAAGATCTTCTGCATGTTCACCTGGTGCTTCTTCTTCACCATGACCGTGCTCATCCTGCTGGTGGAGTTCATCCAGTTCCAGAGCCTCGTGCCGCTGTCCTGGAAGAACCTGCCCATCACCGTGGCCACCCTGGCCGCCCTGATGACCCTGACGGCCTCCATCGGCTTCCCCTGGCTCGTGCTGCCCCCGGCGGTCAGCGGCAGGATGGTCGCGGCCACTGTCTTCTCCTGCCTGACCTTCCTGGCCTACATCACGGAGGCCTACCTGCTCAAGGTGGGGAGCTCGGAGCAGCGGGGCTACATGGCCAGCGCGCCCGGCCTCCTCAAGGTCTTCCAGGTGTTCGGGGGCTGCGTGATCTTCGTGGCCGTCGTGGACCACGACAGGCGGGCGGCTTATTTCTGGTGGTGCCTGGCGGTGTACTGCTGCTGCTTCCTCATGTCCCTGGGCACCATCCTGATCATGCTGGGGGACTGCGCCGGGCGGTGCCCCCTGCCCTTCAGCCGCGTCCTGGCCGCCTTCAGCTCCCTCAGCGTCCTGCTGTACGTCACGGCCACCGTCTTCTGGGTCACCGCCGTGCTGGGCCCCGGCCCCCAGAGCCAGAACCCGAACCCGAGCCCGAGCCAGCCCCGGCCCGGCCTCATCATGAGCACCGTCATGACCTGCCTCAACCTGCTGGCGTACACGGTGGACCTGGCCTTCTCCATCAAGCTGTGCGCCAGGGCCTGA